From the genome of Vicia villosa cultivar HV-30 ecotype Madison, WI linkage group LG2, Vvil1.0, whole genome shotgun sequence, one region includes:
- the LOC131651880 gene encoding pectin acetylesterase 8-like isoform X2: MESMRLGQWLKLNLLVFVLVLLKAEGGYVPITYVKSAVTKGAVCLDGSPPAYHLDRGFGKGINSWLVQFEGGGWCNNITTCLGRKMNRLGSSKRMANQIAFSGILNNRRMFNPDFYNWNKIKVRYCDGSSFTGDVEAVNPVTKLHFRGARVFNAVMEDLLAKGMKNAQNAIISGCSAGGLTSILHCDRFRALFPLGAKVKCLSDAGYFINARDVSGTQHIEEFFGQIVTTHGSARNLPRSCTSRLSPRLCFFPQYVVSQITTPIFFVNAAYDSWQIKNILAPGVADPQGHWHSCKMDINNCSSNQLDLMQGFRTQFLRALTVLGNSPSKGMFIDSCYAHCQTEMQETWFRSDSPLLAKTTVAKAVADWFYERRLFHQIDCPYPCNPSCHNRVFQQDNPGKNVTTKGTSSDASAVKSSFPKLSNKAQWIELLCIRTGWLLLTTVSLVIL, encoded by the exons ATGGAGAGCATGAGATTAGGCCAATGGTTAAAGTTAAATCTTCTGGTGTTTGTACTGGTATTGCTGAAGGCAGAAGGAGGTTATGTGCCGATAACTTATGTCAAGAGCGCGGTAACAAAAGGAGCCG TTTGTTTGGATGGTAGTCCACCAGCTTACCATTTAGATAGAGGATTTGGAAAAGGAATTAACAGTTGGTTAGTTCAATTTGAG GGAGGAGGATGGTGCAACAATATCACTACATGCCTTGGGCGTAAGATGAACCGTTTAGGTTCATCTAAGCGGATGGCTAATCAAATTGCCTTTTCAGGAATTTTGAATAACAGGAGAATGTTCAATCCAG ATTTCTACAATTGGAACAAAATCAAGGTTAGATATTGTGATGGTTCATCTTTTACTGGTGATGTGGAAGCTGTAAATCCG GTAACAAAGTTGCACTTCAGAGGAGCAAGAGTTTTTAATGCTGTCATGGAGGATTTGCTAGCAAAAGGAATGAAAAATGCTCAAAAT GCTATTATTTCAGGATGTTCAGCTGGTGGTTTAACTTCAATACTTCATTGTGATCGCTTTCGAGCTCTTTTCCCGCTAGGTGCTAAAGTGAAATGCCTCTCAGATGCTGGTTACTTTATCAACGC AAGAGATGTATCTGGAACACAGCACATCGAAGAGTTCTTCGGTCAAATTGTAACAACACAT GGATCTGCAAGGAATTTGCCGAGATCATGCACTTCGAGGCTCAGTCCAAGGCTG TGCTTTTTCCCTCAATATGTTGTATCACAAATCACtacacctattttctttgtaaaTGCGGCATACGACTCATGGCAG ATTAAGAACATTTTGGCACCGGGTGTTGCTGATCCTCAAGGACACTGGCATAGCTGCAAGATGGATATAAACAACTGCTCTTCTAATCAACTAGATCTAATGCAAG GCTTTAGAACACAATTTCTAAGGGCATTGACTGTTCTAGGAAACTCTCCATCCAAAGGAATGTTCATAGACTCTTGCTATGCTCACTGCCAAACAGAAATGCAAGAAACATGGTTTAGAAGTGATTCTCCATTATTGGCCAAAACA ACCGTTGCGAAAGCTGTAGCAGATTGGTTTTATGAAAGAAGGCTTTTCCATCAAATTGACTGTCCTTACCCCTGCAATCCGAGTTGTCACAACCGCGTTTTTCAACAAGACAACCCTGGA AAAAATGTCACCACCAAAGGAACTTCATCAGATGCATCAGCTGTAAAGTCCAGTTTTCCAAAACTATCAAATAAG GCGCAATGGATTGAGCTTTTGTGCATTAGAACCGGTTGGCTTCTATTGACGACAGTTAGTCTG GTCATCCTATAA
- the LOC131651880 gene encoding pectin acetylesterase 8-like isoform X1 produces MVKVKSSGVCTGIAEGRRRLCADNLCQERGNKRSRLGVFPSFSVFCLDGSPPAYHLDRGFGKGINSWLVQFEGGGWCNNITTCLGRKMNRLGSSKRMANQIAFSGILNNRRMFNPDFYNWNKIKVRYCDGSSFTGDVEAVNPVTKLHFRGARVFNAVMEDLLAKGMKNAQNAIISGCSAGGLTSILHCDRFRALFPLGAKVKCLSDAGYFINARDVSGTQHIEEFFGQIVTTHGSARNLPRSCTSRLSPRLCFFPQYVVSQITTPIFFVNAAYDSWQIKNILAPGVADPQGHWHSCKMDINNCSSNQLDLMQGFRTQFLRALTVLGNSPSKGMFIDSCYAHCQTEMQETWFRSDSPLLAKTTVAKAVADWFYERRLFHQIDCPYPCNPSCHNRVFQQDNPGKNVTTKGTSSDASAVKSSFPKLSNKAQWIELLCIRTGWLLLTTVSLVIL; encoded by the exons ATGGTTAAAGTTAAATCTTCTGGTGTTTGTACTGGTATTGCTGAAGGCAGAAGGAGGTTATGTGCCGATAACTTATGTCAAGAGCGCGGTAACAAAAGGAGCCGGTTAGGagtttttccttctttttctgtGT TTTGTTTGGATGGTAGTCCACCAGCTTACCATTTAGATAGAGGATTTGGAAAAGGAATTAACAGTTGGTTAGTTCAATTTGAG GGAGGAGGATGGTGCAACAATATCACTACATGCCTTGGGCGTAAGATGAACCGTTTAGGTTCATCTAAGCGGATGGCTAATCAAATTGCCTTTTCAGGAATTTTGAATAACAGGAGAATGTTCAATCCAG ATTTCTACAATTGGAACAAAATCAAGGTTAGATATTGTGATGGTTCATCTTTTACTGGTGATGTGGAAGCTGTAAATCCG GTAACAAAGTTGCACTTCAGAGGAGCAAGAGTTTTTAATGCTGTCATGGAGGATTTGCTAGCAAAAGGAATGAAAAATGCTCAAAAT GCTATTATTTCAGGATGTTCAGCTGGTGGTTTAACTTCAATACTTCATTGTGATCGCTTTCGAGCTCTTTTCCCGCTAGGTGCTAAAGTGAAATGCCTCTCAGATGCTGGTTACTTTATCAACGC AAGAGATGTATCTGGAACACAGCACATCGAAGAGTTCTTCGGTCAAATTGTAACAACACAT GGATCTGCAAGGAATTTGCCGAGATCATGCACTTCGAGGCTCAGTCCAAGGCTG TGCTTTTTCCCTCAATATGTTGTATCACAAATCACtacacctattttctttgtaaaTGCGGCATACGACTCATGGCAG ATTAAGAACATTTTGGCACCGGGTGTTGCTGATCCTCAAGGACACTGGCATAGCTGCAAGATGGATATAAACAACTGCTCTTCTAATCAACTAGATCTAATGCAAG GCTTTAGAACACAATTTCTAAGGGCATTGACTGTTCTAGGAAACTCTCCATCCAAAGGAATGTTCATAGACTCTTGCTATGCTCACTGCCAAACAGAAATGCAAGAAACATGGTTTAGAAGTGATTCTCCATTATTGGCCAAAACA ACCGTTGCGAAAGCTGTAGCAGATTGGTTTTATGAAAGAAGGCTTTTCCATCAAATTGACTGTCCTTACCCCTGCAATCCGAGTTGTCACAACCGCGTTTTTCAACAAGACAACCCTGGA AAAAATGTCACCACCAAAGGAACTTCATCAGATGCATCAGCTGTAAAGTCCAGTTTTCCAAAACTATCAAATAAG GCGCAATGGATTGAGCTTTTGTGCATTAGAACCGGTTGGCTTCTATTGACGACAGTTAGTCTG GTCATCCTATAA